The DNA sequence GGATAAGCTGGACTGGACCGGGACGAGTAGATCTGGACCGGGGGAAGGGCTGAACCCGGGGGATATACGCCAGAGAGGATTCGAACCTCTGACCTACGGCTCCGGAGGCCGTCGCTCTATCCAGCTGAGCTACTGGCGCAAGACTTTCCAGCCCGCAATATAACGGGCGAATGCTCCGCCTGTCAATCCAATTCAAGGGTGGCGTCTGCAACGGGAACCCGGCCGATCGCGCCCCCAATTGCGGGTACAGTGTCGTTGGCTCCGGCGCCCCGGGCGTCGGGTACGGAGAGCCGCCCGGTCGCGCCCCGGGCGTCGGTCGCGTCTACTTCCACTTCGACGAAGGTATTCACCTGCTCCGCCCGTCCCTCGAACCAGCATCTCAGCCCGTGGTCCGTCCGCCCGGTCATCATTCCTTCATCCGATTCCTCCTCGACCAGCACGAGAAGCTTCCTGCCCCTGAATCGGCTGTTATAGGCCGCTGATTTCCGATCGCTCAACGTTCGAAGCAACTGGCTCCGTTCCCGTGCCGTCGGAGGCGGCACCTGGTCCGGCATGCGGGCGGCGCGGGTATGATCCCTTTTGGAATAGGAGAACACGTGGAAATACGCGTAGGGCTGGCGGTCCAGCCAGTCGTACATGCGTTGAAAGGAGGCGTCGGTTTCCCCCGGGAATCCGACCATGACGTCGGCGCCGATACAGATATCCGGCACCGCGTCGACCAGCCGTTCGACCACCTCCCCGGCCTGACCGGCCGTGTAGGTCCGGCGCATGGCCCCAAGCAGTTGGTCGTCGCCGTGTTGCACGGCCAGGTGCGTGTATCGGCAGAGCCTCGGCGCGTGGTTCCCGAACAGGTCGATCAGTTCCCCGTCCACCGCCGTGGGCCAGATGGAACTCAGCCTCAGGCGGGGCAGCGTGGTCCGTTCCAGGATCTGTCGAACAACGTCGTTGAGCGTG is a window from the Gemmatimonadota bacterium genome containing:
- the mtaB gene encoding tRNA (N(6)-L-threonylcarbamoyladenosine(37)-C(2))-methylthiotransferase MtaB, with product MTQPGLAPAHDTPTVALHTLGCRLNQYETEAIREQFVLRGFHVVPFNGPADVYVVNTCTVTNQADASARQALRRAVRTVRAMRTTGRGPTSIVVATGCYAQTNPGQLLEIEGVDLVLGNVEKGDLVDHVLTMRAGDPPSSRVTRRAEMAQFDERLDVSAFEDRTRATLKIQDGCDQFCSFCIIPWARGRHRSLPPDAVMRQVQTLVDRGYAEIVLTGVHLGEYGTDLPTPVTLNDVVRQILERTTLPRLRLSSIWPTAVDGELIDLFGNHAPRLCRYTHLAVQHGDDQLLGAMRRTYTAGQAGEVVERLVDAVPDICIGADVMVGFPGETDASFQRMYDWLDRQPYAYFHVFSYSKRDHTRAARMPDQVPPPTARERSQLLRTLSDRKSAAYNSRFRGRKLLVLVEEESDEGMMTGRTDHGLRCWFEGRAEQVNTFVEVEVDATDARGATGRLSVPDARGAGANDTVPAIGGAIGRVPVADATLELD